From Solidesulfovibrio sp., one genomic window encodes:
- the rplC gene encoding 50S ribosomal protein L3, whose amino-acid sequence MAATLGILGRKLGMTRVFGDDGSIIPVTVIEAGPCPVTQVKTMEKDGYNAMQIGFDQVPERKVNKPEKGHLDKAGRGYFRVLREIRLEGPSAFEQGMDVTVDIFAPGETVKVTGTSIGKGFAGVMKRWNFSGLKKTHGTEKAHRSGGSIGNNTEPGKVMKGKKMAGHMGARTVTVMGIEVVDVRPEMNLILVKGQVPGPRNCVVMVRKQG is encoded by the coding sequence ATGGCTGCCACGCTTGGAATACTTGGCCGCAAACTCGGCATGACCCGGGTTTTCGGCGACGACGGTTCGATCATTCCGGTCACGGTCATCGAGGCCGGCCCCTGCCCCGTCACCCAGGTCAAGACCATGGAGAAGGACGGGTACAACGCCATGCAGATCGGGTTCGACCAGGTCCCGGAACGCAAGGTCAACAAGCCCGAAAAGGGCCACCTGGACAAGGCCGGCCGCGGCTACTTCCGGGTGCTGCGGGAGATCCGCCTGGAGGGCCCCTCGGCCTTCGAGCAGGGCATGGACGTGACCGTGGACATTTTCGCCCCGGGCGAGACGGTCAAGGTCACCGGCACCTCCATCGGCAAGGGCTTCGCCGGCGTCATGAAGCGCTGGAACTTCTCGGGCCTCAAAAAGACCCATGGCACGGAAAAAGCCCACCGCTCCGGCGGCTCCATCGGTAACAACACCGAACCGGGCAAGGTCATGAAGGGCAAGAAGATGGCCGGCCACATGGGCGCGCGCACCGTGACCGTCATGGGCATCGAGGTCGTCGACGTCCGCCCGGAAATGAACTTGATCCTGGTCAAGGGACAGGTGCCCGGGCCGCGCAACTGCGTGGTCATGGTGCGCAAGCAGGGATAA
- the rpsJ gene encoding 30S ribosomal protein S10, with the protein MVSMQNDRIRIKLKAYDYRILDKAVAEIVDTARNTGAGVAGPIPLPTDIHKVTVNRSVHVDKKSREQFEMRIHKRLLDIMEPTQQTVDALGKLSLPAGVDVEIKL; encoded by the coding sequence ATGGTTTCCATGCAAAACGATCGCATTCGCATCAAACTCAAGGCTTACGACTACCGCATCCTGGACAAGGCGGTGGCCGAGATCGTGGATACCGCGCGCAACACCGGCGCCGGCGTGGCCGGGCCCATCCCGTTGCCCACGGACATCCACAAGGTCACGGTCAACCGTTCCGTGCACGTGGACAAGAAGTCCCGGGAACAGTTCGAGATGCGGATTCACAAACGGCTTCTGGACATTATGGAGCCCACGCAGCAGACGGTGGACGCGCTTGGCAAGCTGAGCCTGCCCGCCGGCGTCGACGTGGAAATCAAGCTCTAA